The Candidatus Tumulicola sp. genomic sequence GGCGTCGCAAGGATCCATCCCGTCTTCCGCACGCCCGCGCGCATGACCATCATCATGAGCGTCGTCGTCGGTGTGCTCGCCGCGATGTTCGACCTCAACACGCTGCTCGATTTCGTCAATATCGGCACGCTTGCTGCGTTCATATGCGTAAGCATCGGGGTCATCATCCTGCGCTATACTCAGCCGGATCGGCCAAGGCGTTTCAGGTCACCGTTTGTGCCCGTCTTTCCTGCGATAGGCGTCATCCTCTCGCTCGTGCTCGTCTTCTATGGAACCAATTGGATCGTGTGGACGCGTTTTGGCGTGTGGATGCTGATCGGCTTGGCGGTGTACGCGCTCTACGGATATCGCAATAGCGTGGAGCGGAGGGCGCAGCAAACACGGGGCTAAAGAGCCACGGAGCTAAAGCTCCGTGGCTACGTTAGATCTTGGAGGAGAGGGTCGCCGGCTCGAGCGAGACCAAATAACGCTGGCGGTCGCTCACCGTGCCGAATGTCTTCTTGCCCGAGGTCAGATGCAAGCTGTCGGTGATGTCGAGTTCGATGGACATGATGCGCTTATTGACGCGATCGTAATCGCAGCGGACCGTGACGCGCGCCGTGCCCGTCGCATAGCCAAGCGGCTCGCCTGAGTTGGAGTAGACCGGTTCCTTCATGGGCGCCGACCCTTCGCCGGACAGGCTGAAGACTTCCACGCCGAGCAACAAGTGCTGCGAATCCACCGCGTAGCGTATCGTCGGTCGCGCGGTCATGCCGAAGAGTTTGGTGCCGAGCTTCGCCGACCAACGATCGCCGACTCGCAGCGCGGCTCCGTCGTTAACCGCATTCTCACCGAGAAAGACCAAAGGCAAAAGAAAGACGCCGCCGAGATTGCCGTTATCGCGCGCGATCGTGCCGTCATCGCGGACCAGCGTCCAACCCGAACCGGGGTGTTTGACCGGCTTTCCGCCGGACACGACGGCGACGAGTTGACCGGAACGATATAAGCTGATGCCGAGCGAGGTCATGTCCTTGATGGCCACGTGTTCGCTGCCGTTGAGCGTCGTCGGCATCGCCGCCTGATCGACCTTGCGTCCGTAGGCGTCGCGCCCGACGATCGCCTGCGCCACGTTACCCGTCAAGGTGTAGTCAAGAACATCTCCGACGCGATGAGCCAGCGCCGCGCCGGCTTCCGGCGCCGACGCCGGGTCTGCCTGGGCAAGCGAGGCGCTGCATAAGAGCAGGCAGGTCGATAAGACACCAAACAAACGCATCGCGAGGATGACCTCCAGAAGATTTTTTTGTTTGGGAAAAGCTACCCGCGGCGTGTGATATGCACAGCGCCCGCGGTTGTCGGCACTTTCGCGTCGTCCGAGCCTTGCCCTGGCGTTCCGGTCGCCTATGCGGGACAGCTAGATCGTGACGTCAAGTCGTAAACGCATTGAAGACGACTGCGTGTTCAACGCAGGATCGTTATCGTAGTGGTGTTGCGACACGACCTCGAGGCCCGGCGCGAACTGCGGAGTCAGGTGCCACGTGAGTAAGCCGCTCAGGTTGAGCGTGTGACCTTCGCTTGCTGCGCCGCGCATGTTCATATTGGTGGCGCTCATCTGGATCTGGAAGTTCCTCGTCACGCCGCCCATGCTTTGACCGAGCGGCGCAGGTCGCCCACCGAACGTAAAACTGTAACTCGCGTTTTCGTTGAGCGTCGCGGACGACGTGCTGCTGACGGTCTGCGTGCCGACGAGCCCAAGCCCTATGACATGCGCTCCCGAAGTCAGCGCATAGAGCAGGCTCGCATTGCGCGTCAGCGAGTTCTGATCCGGGTTTGTTCCGTTCACCGCCGAAGTGAGCTGGTAGTCCGCGGTGATCCCGGAACGCACGAGCACGATGTGCCCGATGCGCGTCGTGTTGTCGATGCCCGCCGCCACGGCGCGATCTCGCTCGAGCGCCAGATTCAGCGTCGGCGCGTTCGCCGGCGTCATGCTGAAGACAACGCTGCCGGTCGATGTGTGGTTGAGAACAGAGCGCTGATCGTCACGGCCCCAGAGCAGCGTCACGTTCGAGATCATCGAGGTGGGAAGCGCCACCGATGCGGTGCTTCCCGCCCGATCGAATTGCGCCGACGCTCCGTTGCCGGCGCCGAAGGCCGGCCCGCCGTTGTGGTATTCGTAGTTGGCGGTCAGCGAGCCGACCGCGTATGCGAGCAGCGCCTTGTCCGAAGCATCGCTCAGGCTCGGGGTCGCTCCGAGCTCGTCGCGCGTGGAAGACTTGCCGCCGGTGAGCGTCGCCGTCAAGTGCGGCGTCAGCGCATCCGTGAACTCGAACACGCCGGCGCGGACGTCCAGCGGATTGAGGCCGCTCGTCGGCACGAACTTGTTGACGTTGTCCTGGCTGCGCGTGTAGGCGACGCGGAAAGCGTCAGCGCTGTTCGGCCCCCATTTCTTGGCGATGTCGAAAAGTTGGCCGGTGCGTTCGGTGGTGGCTTGGCTCGCAAGCTGCGCGTATCCGGCGCCGCCGTGGAACGTCCAACCGCTCGTCTTCACGTACGTCGCGTCGAGGCCGCGCAGCGTTTCCTTGCCGCCGATCAGCGCGGGCAAGTCCACGTCCGTGCGTCCGAGCACGTCCTTGAACTGCAAGCTGGGCAGCGGCGGCGGTGTGGCGGCGGGCTGCGGTGCCGGGGTCGGCGCAGGCGTCTCGATCGTTGCGGGAGCTGCGCTCGCGCCGGGAGCGGGCGTACCTGTTTTGACCGGCGTCGGGGTTGGCGGCGCGAAAGCGAGCCGGTCGGCCGGCGCATCCGTAGGCGAACGATACGCAACCGGAGGTTTGGGCGTATGCACGGGTCCCGGCGTCGGCTCGGTCGTGCCCGAAGGAGTGGGAGTCGCAGTAGGCGGCGGCGTGCCGCCAGGTGCGAGCGTGCTGCTCACGGTCGGCGCCGGCGAGCCGCTTGACGTGCCCGGCGTCGACGTCACCGGATTGATCTGCCCCGGCCCG encodes the following:
- a CDS encoding PKD domain-containing protein — translated: MKTVAWCLLALVSCGALEPGIAAAATHSADAVVINRQITTPSRGAPVPAPSRVNPTSVAPTMRTILAAPAPVLTLTANTVVALVGQTITFAASDTANTDTSLSFGDSTAPVFLVPPYPVTTTHAYNAVGTYTAVLTEPACGLSCASAARLTITIVDPASFSLTATPTTALAGQPVRFHASNSGRSLPSEFIRFGDGSAAPVPTSNFFVNHAYAAPGTYTATLHANNTGQDVVLARAVVRVQPNLTRVPIGQIYSAVLAESPVLAGSDANIILTYRINSPLVVRFDGLTSLQAIVELDDARGHVVRRADPVPLRIAQSAINDAQTTLIPYSVPIDAGGAYLLRVYISVDEGGVVALGHPQPLTIIPGPDPGPVVKSQFRANGTAETRAPGAAGGANVNLGLTTAVQWPYDLLSLTGTFDPTSKRIDALATLQSATPAPLTAPDATPGPGQINPVTSTPGTSSGSPAPTVSSTLAPGGTPPPTATPTPSGTTEPTPGPVHTPKPPVAYRSPTDAPADRLAFAPPTPTPVKTGTPAPGASAAPATIETPAPTPAPQPAATPPPLPSLQFKDVLGRTDVDLPALIGGKETLRGLDATYVKTSGWTFHGGAGYAQLASQATTERTGQLFDIAKKWGPNSADAFRVAYTRSQDNVNKFVPTSGLNPLDVRAGVFEFTDALTPHLTATLTGGKSSTRDELGATPSLSDASDKALLAYAVGSLTANYEYHNGGPAFGAGNGASAQFDRAGSTASVALPTSMISNVTLLWGRDDQRSVLNHTSTGSVVFSMTPANAPTLNLALERDRAVAAGIDNTTRIGHIVLVRSGITADYQLTSAVNGTNPDQNSLTRNASLLYALTSGAHVIGLGLVGTQTVSSTSSATLNENASYSFTFGGRPAPLGQSMGGVTRNFQIQMSATNMNMRGAASEGHTLNLSGLLTWHLTPQFAPGLEVVSQHHYDNDPALNTQSSSMRLRLDVTI